The following nucleotide sequence is from Oncorhynchus clarkii lewisi isolate Uvic-CL-2024 chromosome 6, UVic_Ocla_1.0, whole genome shotgun sequence.
TTTCACCCTTTAACCCTCAGAAATGCAGCTGTACTTCTCATGCTATCCAGTGTCATCCTGGAAAAACCTGAACAATGTGTCGCCCTTTCATTTTGCTTCAATGATCCGAGGGACTATACAGGGAGCATCCAGTACCAACACTTCTGTTAATACATAATGAAATTGCCTTTTCTCTCATTCAGCCTCCAAACTTCATAAAGATACAAAAACACAGTGAAAAATACTTTGATATGTAGAGCACATTTTTGATTGAGAGAAATTATATGCTCATGTCAAATTCTAGTTGCTACTGCAGTGACATCTAAACAAATTAGGTTCTATGCAAATAATTTCACCCAGAATGTCTATAAATATAGATATTTCACTTTACCTGTCGATGGGTTTCTTACAGGAAAGTATATAGTATCTATAACGGTTGCCAAATACACATGTTATCTTTATCCATCAAAAGTTTAATTGTTCGTGCTTTGAAACTGACACTACATGTTTAGTAGTTTGAGATTTTACAGGGGGCTTATGCATTCACTGTAAAAATGGATAGACAAGTGTAATGCATTTTAGTTGGGCgctatccagattttcataccatcatactggtcctgaATGCACAACACATTTAAGCAGCAGGGATTTATCCAGGAGGAActtgattgtctctgctgtaaccaagaagcttgatcttgcaaGCGAACCACTGATCTAGTGCGTTAGTAAACCCAATGCATAGCTGGAGATAATTTATTTGGCATGTCTAAGATGGTTATAAGCAGTTGTATTGAAAATCAAACTGTTTCAAATGTATACGGTATACAGCCCAAGCCTAATTAATTTGGGATAGATGTGACCAAACCTCATGGCCATCCTCTGGATACATCTGTGGAATATCCTTGAACAGTTGAAGCAAGAGGGATTTTAGGTATTTTTTTTTGTGCATGACGAATGAAATTTGCTCATCAATTGTTACTAATGCAGATATAATTGTGATCTAGCAAGTTCACACAACTGGTCTCCTTAACATTGCTTCTGCAGGCTTGTATCAAGTGAGACAAGGAGGGGGATTATGGGCTGACCTTATTGTCTTCATAATGGTAGAAAGGGACATGTTTATTCCTATTTTCTAACATTTGATAGTTTTCAAATTGTTAAGGAAATTGGATGTGGTGTACAATATACTGTAAAAGATGACCAGCTCTTCAGTGTTTTATATGCATCTAATTTAATAAAATCACTGGTCGAAAGGATCAATTATTCAATTTCTCTACTTTTTTTTATTAACCTGAGTTCACTGACAGTTGTGTTATGGCTTGAGTTGATTAGAAGTAGCTTGTCCGCAGTGTGCACTTTACAATGTCAGCTACAGTtgtagttggaagtttacatacaccttagccaaatacattaactcagtttttcacaattcctgacatttaatccgagtaaacattccctgttttaggtcagttaggatcaccactttattttaagaatgttaaatgtcagaataatagtagagcgactgatttatttcagcttttatttcatcacattcccagtgggtcagaagtttacatacactcaattagtatttggtagcattgcctttaaattgtttaactaaggtcaaacatttcgggtagccttccacaagcttcccacaagttggatgaattttggcccattcctcctgacagagctggtgaaactgattcaggtttgtaggcctccttgttcgcacatgctttttcagttctgcccacaaattttctataggattgaggtcagggctttgtgatggccactccagtaccttgacgttgttgtctttaagccattttgccacaactttggaagtatgcttggggtcattgtccatttggaacacccatttttgaccaagctttaacttcctaactgatgtcttgagatgttgcttcaatatatcaacataatttcccctcatgatgccatgtattttgtgaagtgcaccagtccctcctgcagcaaagcacccccacaacatgatgctgcccccaccgtgcttcacggttgggatggtgttcttcggcttacaagcctctccctttttcctccaaacataacgacggtcattatggccaaacagttatatttttgtttcatcagaccagaggacatttctccaaaaactacagtctttgtccccatgtgcagttgcaaaccgtagctgtggcttttttatggcggttttggagcagtggcttctcccttgctgagcggcctttcaggttgtcgatataggacttgttttactgtggatatagatacttttgcacctgtttcctccagcatcttcacaaggtcctttgctgctgttctgggattgatttgcacttttctcaccaaagtacgttcatctctaggagacagaacgcatctccttcctgagcggtatgacggctgcgtggacccatggtgtttatacttgagtactattgtttgtacagatgaaagtggacccttcaggtgtttggaaattgctcccaaggatgaaccagactttttttctgaggtcttggctgatttcttttgattttcccatgatatcaagcaaagagtcactgagtttgaaggtaggccttgaaatacatccacaggtacacctccaattgactctcataatgtcaattagcctatcagaagcttctaaagccatgacatcattttctggaattttccaagctgtttaaaggcacagtcaactttagtgtatgtaaacttctgacccactggaattgtgatacagtgagttagaagtgaaataatctgtctgtaaacaattgttggaaaaattacttatgtcatgcacaaagtagatatcctaaacgacttgccaaaactatagtttgttaacaagaaatgtatggagtggttgaaaaacaagttttaattactccaacctaaatgtatgtaaacttccaacttcaactgtatgttgtgaATGTGAGCCAACAAAGATTTGTCTTCGTTTAAGTGAATCAGCAATGCAACATGTTCTAGGGTTGTTCTTGTTTTATTTGGGGCGTGGTTTCTTAATCACTGGTTACAATCTTGAATGGCATGTGTAATAAATATCCTATTATTTACAATTTCAAGTAGTAAATATTCATCACAGTACAGGTgaagaaaatacaatatttgcAGTTAAAATCTCCACCAACTGTTCTCTGGGAGATACCTGTGCTATAGATAACCATAAATTCATAACTGAACAAATATTACCTTACAATCAAAAAACATAGTTCaataacaaatcaaatgttacatAATGAAGACAAAAATCTTGGGTTTCTTTACTGAAGGGCTAAAATATACATTTGAATCCCATCACCAATACCCACTTTCTTTATTAATTTGCCAACATGTCTAATGTGATTGTGATGTGGAGACCCTGATCTGTAGTGCTGTGCTTTAGCCTGAGGTGCGTGTGGCAGTGGGATTCCGAGTACTGCGTCTACGGCTGTTGCGGAGTGCGTTGGCTCCTGCTCTCTGCTTCCTGCCTCGGCCATCCCTCACTGCCCTCGCCGGAGACTGCCCGGGGGAGTTCTGCAGAGCCTGGAACACGCTTTGACGGGTCACCTCACGGTTGCCACAGGTAAAGGTAAGTGCCACTCCCTCGTTGCTCTTCATGACACGGGAAGTACCGTCAGAGGTGCCATCAAAGCAGCGTCCCAGTGCTATCTCTTTGGCAGTGCGGGGGTCCTGGTCTGTCACTGTGTAGATGCCATAGTTGTGGCCCAGAGGGTCCAGTGGTGCCAGCATTGTGAACTCATTGGTGTCGTTGTTGACGGCTAGAGGCAGGTGATTAACCAGGTACTCTTGAAGCATGGAGTTAACATTGTCCCTCTTACAGCTGCCCTGAGGGATCACCTTCACCAGAGTGCGGTCCACTCGGTCCTGGTCATAGAGCATGCCGCTGCACTTGAACTCCAGACACACAGCAGAGATGGTGGACTGGTCCATGTCGCGGATGCTGCGGGTGTCGCGGAGGCCATACAGTTGGCCAACGGTCTTGGGGTGAGTGCCGCCCTGGTTTCGGGAGCGCATGTTGATCTCATGGGGACCATTGATCTTGACCTTGACATAGCAGGCTCGGTACTCCATGGGCTTGGGCCACCAGCTCAGGTAGTCTTCTGTCCAGCTCATAGGATCGTCTTCGTTGAAAGGCACTGTGTTGTAGTCATAGCGATCTCCCTCCACTCTGGTGAAGCGGAAGTGGCCTGCAGTAAATGGGGCTTCCTCACACTCTTTCAGTTGGTCAAATGAGTACACAGGTCCGTTGAGCTCTTCAGCTGTGTTTGGGCTGGGCTTGGCCACATTGATGCTGAAGGCTGTCTTCTTTAACCTGGGGTCATTGTGGTCTGACCGTCTGTAGTTCAGCTTGCCCAGGTACGGCTGAGGGACTCCAATGATGTTGGGGTTAAACTTGGGAGCAGATGGGACTGCCTCGAGTTCTTCTCCTCCCATGTTGGCCATGACGTGGGCAGAATATGCGTCAGGTTTCTGGTCGTCGCagaaggcaggcagacaggcaccaTTGGGGCCAGTGATGACGCTGTCAAAGCGTCCCCAGGCACGAGGGTTGGAGGAGTAACCTGCAGTGGGCTCCATGTTGATCAGGGTCACCACCACTCCCTCTACCTGCTCACTGGGCATGAAGCGATCGCTGCGGAAGCTTCGCACCTTGATGTAACACCTCCTGTTTTCTGGGACGTCCAGGTtaaacagcctcctctctctgaTCTCCATGTTCCCAATGAGGAAggtcctctcttcccttttacCACGTTGCTTCTTCTCCATCTGGAagctcccctcttcctcccacaTGCCTGTGTCGGGGTTCAAGGACCACAGCTTCATGGTGTCCAGGTGCTCGGGCATTTTCACCTGTGTTGAATCCATTTTCACCTTCACTTCTCCGGCGTTCAGTGGTTCTCCGGCCTCCTCATCCCTGAAGTCAACTGAGAACATACCGTATGTTCTCAGGGGCAAGGTGTCACCCTCATCTCCTATGAAGTTGAGATCACTCTGTGCGGCTGCTGCTGTGGACACGTCTCTAGCGTCCAGAAAAGTGATGCTAGCCTTCACATTACCGACAAATACTTCTCCACTCTGCTTGTAGAAGGAGTTGGGTGGGATCTGGATCTCAGCAATAGGATTCTggccctccacctctcccagctGAAGAGTGTTGAGCTCTGTTGAGCTGATGGTCACTGGTTCCTTCTTCCTCAAAAGCTTGATCTCATGGTATACGGCGCCCCCTTTGGTGTTGAATGGAAGAACCTTGGTGGTGTTGACGAACTTATCCATG
It contains:
- the LOC139411406 gene encoding cartilage intermediate layer protein 1, with amino-acid sequence MCCLSTWALLLALGVTTTTQGTWRSDSLRVARQNNPAVYHSEDNYEWTTWFNVDHPGGRGDYEQLDAIRFYYRARVCDAPRALEARTTDWIPARNTGEKTHADPTLGFWCANAEQAPGRNCSNYAVRFLCPKANTGSEGIQDAWGPWSDWSHCSAKCGLVAMQVRSRKCQSQPKQWDEQCSGPTVEGRACKGPECPGTGCTLHCEMGRVNAECDTCMCQDHIVLGSVRSAGGLPAPGATILRFGPSSKLLTITNHNGHFRIPGICPDGNATLTVQLRNHAPHTVIVPHSTESTSVLSIMLNRAEKLHVVKNPENKARREGQTAALCCKVGGLPEPEDYQWFHNGSLLDRKQLNYDSTLVLRNLTMEQTGEYYCRASNQAGAIKSKPAVVTVLGKDQPSCNPKPESYLIRLPHDCYQNSSDSLYYDVGKCHSGTCAGQLDNGIRCKDSVAYCCGVAKMEEKQLKCQGYELPTMVVTECGCQKCVETKVIVRGRAVAADTGEPMRFGHVYINGARVSRTGYKGTFSIQVPHDTERLVMTFVDNMDKFVNTTKVLPFNTKGGAVYHEIKLLRKKEPVTISSTELNTLQLGEVEGQNPIAEIQIPPNSFYKQSGEVFVGNVKASITFLDARDVSTAAAAQSDLNFIGDEGDTLPLRTYGMFSVDFRDEEAGEPLNAGEVKVKMDSTQVKMPEHLDTMKLWSLNPDTGMWEEEGSFQMEKKQRGKREERTFLIGNMEIRERRLFNLDVPENRRCYIKVRSFRSDRFMPSEQVEGVVVTLINMEPTAGYSSNPRAWGRFDSVITGPNGACLPAFCDDQKPDAYSAHVMANMGGEELEAVPSAPKFNPNIIGVPQPYLGKLNYRRSDHNDPRLKKTAFSINVAKPSPNTAEELNGPVYSFDQLKECEEAPFTAGHFRFTRVEGDRYDYNTVPFNEDDPMSWTEDYLSWWPKPMEYRACYVKVKINGPHEINMRSRNQGGTHPKTVGQLYGLRDTRSIRDMDQSTISAVCLEFKCSGMLYDQDRVDRTLVKVIPQGSCKRDNVNSMLQEYLVNHLPLAVNNDTNEFTMLAPLDPLGHNYGIYTVTDQDPRTAKEIALGRCFDGTSDGTSRVMKSNEGVALTFTCGNREVTRQSVFQALQNSPGQSPARAVRDGRGRKQRAGANALRNSRRRSTRNPTATRTSG